The region ttatatattattataataattaatttttatattttaattttaattttaatttatattaatataattatgatatatgtaatcttatattaaatattattataatatttgaatttatattttaagttaattttaatagtatatttcattaaatatttggTTAACTTAACTTAAAACAAAATTGAatgataatataataaatcaaataataaaaataaaataaaaaccagAAATGTATACGAGTAAAAACTAAATACTGCATATTCTAATTTTTTAGCATTGCATATAATAAAACTAAGTCAACAGGAATAAAATTACATCACGAGGTCATGAAATTATTGGCAAAAGGTTACCCAAAGTTGCATTTGCTTGAACTTGCATTTGCTTGAATAATAATGTTCTAAAGATCATTTTGCGAACTTTCTTTGAACTTGCATTTGCTTGAATAATAATGTTCCTTTATCTTTTAGCTTATACATAAGCCTAGTGCAAACAAAGATTATACTACACAACTTTCAACCAAACAATAGTAATGTAAGTTCATGTTTTACTACATTAACTTGTAATCGGCAAGTGTAAATACTAAACACACATCAATCCACTTTAAACCAATCccccaaagaaaaagaaaaaacagttatgtgtttttttttcttacaCAGACTGAAACACTTGCAACACAATCCTTTTCTTTACATAGGAAAAGCCCCCACTAAAAAAAACACTGAAGACAAACCCATCAATTGTAACAATCATCTTGTCCGGCCAAATTTTAGCAGCAGAACGATTATATGACCTCAATCAAACTAATCTCTTCCACTGATGCAGCCTCCTGCAATAGATGGAAGAATTTTTGAGGTTGCAAGTAAAATCCAACTCGATGACAATGAGATTCAAGTTAAGAAAGTCAAATATATAATCCAAAAGTTTGAAATGATGTACCATATTTTCTTTGTTCTCTTGCAGTGCATTCTCTGTGCGAGTAGGGCTAACCGAACCTGCAATCACATAAGATCATTAAGGTCTATGTACAATCATATGTTACCCCCAAACTTAAGGAAAAAGGATGATACTATAGGCAGACATACCTTCTTTATCAGCAGatttctttccctttttcttcatCATAtccttttctttgttaacttctTGCTTAGATGGCTTCTGGGGTTTCTTAATGGGCTTACTATTGGCTCCAGTGGCAGTGAGAGATCTCGAGTTAGCCGAGTCTTTTGTCACAGATCCCCTGGTTCTGCTTGTGGGATTAGTTTTCTGAGTAGTGTTCTTTTTGGTTGGACCTGCAACTGGGGATACTTGAGCAGCATCAGTGTTCAACGCCTTCGGTTTCAGTTTCTGGTTCCTGGTACTCACAATTGAAGACGTGCTCCGGATTTCATCATCAGAGGATCGGCTTCCTTCTTCAGGTACCTGAGAAATGGACTCAGAGACCTGCAACTGCGCTGTGCTTTCTACAATATTATAGCTCTCAAACAATTCCTTCAAAGACTCTCCAAGTTCACTACCAAGGTCATGACGGCGTGAATAGGATGTAAGCTCATCTCTCACTCGTTGAAGAGGCTGAGAAAGAAATCACGTGAGAAAAAAAATATGCATAGTCAAGAAAAACTGGTCAATGTTACAACTTCATGTACCTCACATCCTGCTTCCAAGGCTAGCTTGAAAAACCCAAGCGAAATTGAGTGTTTATTGGAAGATTCAGAGAGTTTAATCTGGGAAAGCCAATAAGAGGCAGAGGACAGAGCACTGAACTTCTTTCGGCTTGTTAATCTTGTTACGTCGGAAACCGAAATTGGTGTTTCTGGTTTCTTATGAAGACTTTCAGACCTCTTCATTCTAACCTCTGAAATTGGAGTGATGCTGCTCGCTAGTCTTGGGGCTGGACTTGCAGCAGACTTGGCTGGAATAGAAAGCCTTCTAGGTGGCTTAGCAGTAGACTTTTCCTTGCCAGAGAGATCAAGAACACTTGCACTTTTGCTTACACTCGATGTACCTCTCATCCTTAATTTAGTAAAAATAAACCCGTCTCAATTAAAAGATATAAAAATAAAACGAAATGAAGAACCTAAACCCGGTAAAAGCAACAATGGATTCCTAATAGTATAATTCAGTCCAAGTCGTTTCATAGCAATATTCCAATTTCATGCAAAGAAAACctcaatatttatttattttttaaaaacgaTATATATGTAACTTCAAACATGCTTCTAAATTCTTAGAAGAGacaaaattcaatttattttacTTCATTGCAAATAACTTAACAAAACCATGCTTTTTAGATTCTGAATTCCAACCTTATTCAGTGTGTATTACATTTATTAAAGACATTTTTCACTCAGATAATTTTGGAGTAATGCTATCAACTTTATGACCTTTCTACCAAAACTATCAAATTCAAACTTCTATTAAAATATCAAAAGCCCATTTTTAAAACTCAAACAACTCCATTACAACGTGTACTTCGTAAATCATACAAGcaataacaaaaataaagaatccaAAACTCAAAATTGACTCATTACAAATAAGCACAAAGTACCTCTTAGTggaggagttgggaatttcagaGTTCGAAGGCCTCTCCTCCTTCGTTTTAGTCCCCGATCGCAACGCATAACGGAGAAGCTTAGATTTCCCATTGTTCCCTGAAACACCCAAAATCCAAAATTcgaaaaaatcaaaataaaaaactaaaataaaaattacacaaaCAGAAAGAAAAGTTACCAGATTGAGAAGTTTGAGAGTCCTCCATAATTGAGATCCTTCTACTTCGTTAGTGAATTTTGCTTCTTTCGTCTGGAATTGAAGTCTCAAAAATAATCTCTCTATTTAGATTAAACTGAACTGAAATGATATTCTCTTATTTATAATGGAGTCGCTATGTTACTAAATAACTTCTTAGAAAAGGAAagagtattattttttttatttttggattaTGATTTTGAGCGGGAAATGAACTAAGTGGACCCCACAAAGTCAAAAactcaaaattttaagttaaaaaaatagaagaaattcATTACCACGCGCCCACATAGAAATTCATACTCCTACTCTTCTGTAATACTGGCTATCGGCGGAGCCGTTGGAATTTTCTTTTGTAGattaaaaaaatttcatcaaatagaaattaataaaagaagaaaaaaaattaatattcatattttttaatatgtaaattaaataaagtaaatgtAATTTGTAAATGAATTGGTGTGGTGAGCTGGTAGAATTTAATTTTCTTTACTAGATTGACCTTAATTGTatgttaaatatatttttattaatggaaataaaatatattttttaatgggaaaaaattgtgatcaatgataataAATGTGACAAGGGAATTGGAATTATTTAAATTATGGTCAGTGGGGTgggtggttgacacgtggcgggGAATGAGAGTGGGTTGCCTACTTGTCTTTGGGTGACGAAGAACGTTGTGCTTGTGTCTGAGTGAGATCATGATCATGATCATGATTCGGCACCCTTCAGCTGGAGCTGCTTCGTGGGACCCacatattatgaaaaaaaaaaaagaagaaaaaaataatataaaaaaactttGATAAAATTCGAAATTCGAATTTCAAATCGAGTACCGTTGAAACTGCTTTTGCGGTTTAAGATGGGGTATAGATGAAGATGAAGATAAGGGAAGGATTTTTTTGTCCTTTCGGTCGGGCTTGGATTAATGGGTTTTGTCTCTTTcgcagggcccattgggccaatACCAAATTGGCTGTACAGGCCTACCCGTTTTGGGCTTGGTTGCAGAAGGCTGAATCCAAAAGGGTAAACATGTAATTTAGTAGCACACATCACATTAATTTCACGTTTGTTGTTCAAGTTTGTGAGAGTGGGAAGAAGGAGAATGATTCTTGCACTTATTATGACCTTTTTTTGCCCTTTTAAGTTCTTCATCTTAGAGCGTTAAtgacttaataataataataatattctgtCCACTCATTACAAGTATAACTTCTTGAGCTTTTAATGTACTTTATGCTAAAGCGTTTTACAAAAGAAGGAACTAATTTACAAATCTGATTTACACATGAAacataaaaaaatcatttaataaattaaatacaaCCCGCTAAGATCTTAATCTTGTATTCCACTATTACTTTTTAAAAACTCGTAAGCCTTTATTTAAACTACTTCAATCCATTTCCTAGTAAATAGTGAAATCACACCAAATGTTTAAAAGCTACTTATGTTTAAGATATTATATGAATtgacattattattattttatactgTGTATAGATTCAGAAAGGCAGCATTTTGTGGGGTTAGAATTAGGGAAGTTTGATGAGGATAATAATGAGTTGCTAAATAAAGCCCCCACTATTCTCCCCACCAGCTTGACAGTTAATTCAATCAGTTCTAATATCccatctttatttatttaatttattgaattttttattataattattattattattttact is a window of Humulus lupulus chromosome 4, drHumLupu1.1, whole genome shotgun sequence DNA encoding:
- the LOC133830487 gene encoding uncharacterized protein LOC133830487, which produces MEDSQTSQSGNNGKSKLLRYALRSGTKTKEERPSNSEIPNSSTKRMRGTSSVSKSASVLDLSGKEKSTAKPPRRLSIPAKSAASPAPRLASSITPISEVRMKRSESLHKKPETPISVSDVTRLTSRKKFSALSSASYWLSQIKLSESSNKHSISLGFFKLALEAGCEPLQRVRDELTSYSRRHDLGSELGESLKELFESYNIVESTAQLQVSESISQVPEEGSRSSDDEIRSTSSIVSTRNQKLKPKALNTDAAQVSPVAGPTKKNTTQKTNPTSRTRGSVTKDSANSRSLTATGANSKPIKKPQKPSKQEVNKEKDMMKKKGKKSADKEGSVSPTRTENALQENKENMEAASVEEISLIEVI